The Ancylothrix sp. D3o genome has a window encoding:
- a CDS encoding hybrid sensor histidine kinase/response regulator produces the protein MSDYTIAELFRKETETQITTLKQCLSLLKTQPSDHTELERSIKATHDLWGMTQIIEKSTAANLAKLMKDCFIGLQKQTCALGDEQIEVLLHACDLLLSMSQTPEEELERWMSEHSWDLTTTQKSISIFLGSRSASTPPPAPASSKEPVETTNQPAQPALAETNPTPITTPATDVLPERLYQPIVTDSSMMELFRLELEAQASVLNNGLLALESQPQSGQDLEALMRAAHSIKGAARIVCLESAVNLAHVMEDCFVAAQNKAITLNADNVDVLLQAVDLLSNICQVGDNELPSWVQAQAPNFENITAEISAILHPGAVVPQTTKTTALTPTISAETGPQSSEIAVFSTQSSSPAPPTLAQNRPSAPTQATSTDTGQDRVVRVSAENLNRIMGLAGESLIEANWLQPFADSMTSLKSRLGDLGRTLEQFQESLNRKISPQESKEYLEQARQYEQECVQLLGERLDELELYARRTANLSDRLYREVITSNMRPFADGIQGFPRMIRDLARKLNKQVKLEILGKSTPVDRDILKKLEAPLTHILRNAVDHGLEMPDERINCGKMPEGTIRLEAFHRGGMLAITIADDGRGMNLEQLRQKIITKNLASAEMAAQLSDAELMEFIFLPGFSTAKQVTEISGRGVGLDIAKSMAAEVGGTVRAISAPGKGMSFYFQLPLTLSVVRTLLVQISGNPYAVPLARLDQIVTLAKEEIFDVENRQYFTMNEQNIGLIAAHQVLELPAPPPQQRSVSVVVISEASSTYGLIVDKFLGERDLVVRPLDPRLGKVPDISAAALLADGTPVLILDVPDMVRSMDAILKGGRLAKVNIQSEAEIAEKRKKILVVDDSITVREMQRKLLENKGYSVELAVNGVEGWNAVRTKTYDLVVSDIDMPRMNGIELVRCIKTHPRLNSLPVIIVSYRDREEDRLQGLEAGADYYLTKSSFQDDTLIEAVFDLIGC, from the coding sequence ATGAGCGATTACACCATTGCAGAATTGTTTCGCAAAGAAACAGAAACGCAAATAACCACCCTCAAACAATGCCTCAGCCTCTTAAAAACACAGCCCTCCGACCACACAGAACTCGAACGCTCAATCAAGGCAACCCATGACCTCTGGGGCATGACCCAAATTATAGAAAAGTCAACAGCAGCCAACTTAGCAAAACTAATGAAAGACTGCTTTATCGGCCTCCAAAAACAAACCTGCGCCCTAGGCGACGAGCAAATAGAGGTCTTGCTGCACGCCTGCGATTTGCTTTTGAGCATGAGCCAAACACCCGAAGAAGAATTAGAACGCTGGATGTCTGAGCATTCCTGGGATCTGACAACCACCCAAAAAAGCATTTCTATTTTTCTAGGTTCCCGCAGCGCATCAACCCCCCCACCGGCCCCTGCATCTTCAAAAGAGCCGGTGGAAACAACCAACCAGCCAGCACAACCGGCCCTCGCAGAAACAAACCCAACCCCCATAACCACCCCAGCTACAGACGTTCTGCCAGAACGTCTCTACCAGCCCATCGTCACTGACAGTTCAATGATGGAGTTGTTTCGCTTAGAACTCGAAGCCCAAGCCAGCGTCCTCAATAACGGACTATTAGCCCTCGAAAGCCAACCGCAATCGGGCCAAGACCTAGAAGCCTTAATGAGAGCGGCTCACTCCATCAAAGGAGCAGCCCGCATCGTCTGCCTCGAAAGTGCAGTCAACCTAGCTCACGTCATGGAAGACTGCTTTGTAGCCGCTCAAAACAAAGCCATCACCCTTAATGCCGATAACGTGGATGTGCTGTTGCAAGCAGTAGATTTACTCAGCAATATCTGCCAAGTGGGCGACAACGAACTACCAAGCTGGGTACAAGCACAAGCCCCAAATTTTGAAAACATCACAGCCGAGATCAGCGCAATTTTGCACCCCGGCGCTGTGGTTCCACAGACAACCAAAACAACAGCCCTTACCCCGACAATTTCTGCTGAAACCGGCCCCCAAAGTTCCGAAATCGCCGTTTTCAGCACTCAATCTTCATCCCCCGCACCCCCAACCCTAGCTCAGAATCGCCCCTCAGCGCCCACACAGGCCACCTCGACAGACACCGGCCAAGATCGAGTCGTGCGCGTCAGTGCCGAAAACTTAAACCGGATCATGGGTTTGGCCGGTGAATCCCTCATCGAAGCCAACTGGCTACAACCGTTCGCTGATTCGATGACCTCCCTCAAATCGCGTTTAGGCGACCTTGGACGCACCCTAGAACAATTCCAAGAATCCCTCAACCGCAAGATATCCCCCCAAGAAAGCAAAGAATACCTCGAACAAGCACGGCAATATGAGCAAGAATGCGTCCAACTTCTCGGAGAGCGCCTAGATGAACTTGAACTATATGCCCGTCGGACAGCCAATTTATCTGACCGGCTCTACCGAGAAGTCATCACCTCCAACATGAGACCCTTTGCCGATGGCATCCAAGGTTTCCCCCGCATGATCCGCGATTTAGCACGCAAACTCAACAAACAAGTAAAATTAGAAATTCTCGGCAAGTCCACGCCGGTAGACCGCGACATTCTCAAAAAACTCGAAGCCCCCCTCACCCACATTCTCCGTAACGCCGTTGATCATGGCCTGGAAATGCCCGATGAGCGAATTAACTGCGGCAAAATGCCCGAAGGCACAATTCGTCTGGAAGCCTTTCACAGAGGCGGAATGTTAGCCATTACTATTGCCGACGACGGGCGAGGAATGAACCTTGAACAGTTGCGCCAAAAAATCATCACCAAAAATTTAGCAAGTGCCGAAATGGCTGCTCAACTCAGCGATGCAGAGCTAATGGAGTTTATCTTTTTACCTGGATTTTCCACAGCCAAACAAGTCACAGAAATCTCTGGCCGGGGAGTCGGTCTTGATATTGCAAAAAGTATGGCGGCTGAAGTAGGAGGAACAGTGCGAGCAATTTCTGCCCCCGGCAAAGGCATGAGTTTTTACTTCCAATTGCCGCTCACTTTGTCGGTTGTTCGCACACTTTTAGTGCAAATTTCTGGCAACCCTTATGCAGTTCCCCTGGCTCGCCTTGACCAAATTGTAACCCTAGCAAAAGAAGAAATTTTTGATGTAGAAAACCGGCAATACTTCACAATGAATGAGCAAAATATTGGCTTGATTGCCGCCCATCAAGTTTTAGAATTGCCGGCCCCGCCTCCCCAGCAACGGTCAGTTTCAGTGGTAGTAATTAGTGAGGCGTCTAGTACCTACGGGTTAATTGTTGATAAATTTCTCGGCGAACGTGATTTAGTCGTCAGACCGCTCGATCCCCGCTTAGGCAAAGTTCCTGATATCAGCGCGGCTGCTTTATTAGCGGATGGAACGCCGGTTTTAATTCTGGATGTGCCTGATATGGTGCGCTCAATGGATGCCATTCTTAAAGGAGGCCGGCTGGCAAAAGTTAACATTCAAAGTGAGGCAGAAATTGCCGAGAAACGCAAGAAAATTTTGGTAGTAGATGATTCCATTACTGTCAGAGAAATGCAGCGTAAATTATTAGAAAATAAAGGCTATAGTGTTGAATTGGCAGTTAATGGAGTAGAAGGCTGGAATGCTGTAAGAACAAAAACCTACGATTTGGTAGTCAGTGATATTGATATGCCGCGTATGAATGGAATTGAACTGGTGCGCTGCATCAAAACTCATCCTCGATTGAATTCTTTGCCGGTGATTATTGTTTCCTATCGTGACCGAGAAGAAGACCGGCTCCAGGGTTTAGAAGCGGGAGCAGATTATTATTTAACAAAAAGTAGTTTTCAGGATGACACTTTGATTGAAGCTGTTTTTGATTTAATAGGCTGTTAA
- a CDS encoding chemotaxis response regulator protein-glutamate methylesterase, whose protein sequence is MKIALVNDMATALAALRGILLKVPEYEVIWTARDGAEAVAKCSQKRPDLILMDLFMPVMDGVEATQHIMKNSPCAILIVTASKEQYFAKVYEAMGYGALDAVDTPVLERTDSPEMATQLLTKIARIGKLLKPVAGNSKRAFSGERYPNKKSDSKLERRTSIVDVPLVAIGASTGGPKALAAILSQLPLSFSAAVAIVQHVDGQFSSGFVEWLNQQTSLPVSLAVGGERLQKGMILVAGSNDHLYLKSDLTLGYTKHPINYPYRPSVDVFFKSLSEHWKHKGTAILLTGMGRDGAEGLGALRSVGWDTFAQNKESCVVYGMPKAAVELNAAMQVLSLEEIATTLKQKFG, encoded by the coding sequence ATGAAAATTGCACTGGTTAACGATATGGCTACTGCGCTTGCAGCATTGCGGGGAATCTTGCTGAAAGTACCAGAATATGAGGTAATTTGGACGGCCCGCGATGGGGCGGAAGCTGTGGCTAAATGCAGCCAAAAGCGTCCCGATTTAATATTAATGGATTTGTTTATGCCGGTGATGGATGGAGTTGAGGCAACTCAACACATTATGAAAAATTCTCCTTGCGCGATTTTAATTGTGACAGCCAGCAAAGAGCAATATTTTGCTAAAGTTTATGAAGCAATGGGTTATGGCGCTCTTGATGCGGTGGATACGCCGGTATTGGAGCGAACGGATAGCCCGGAAATGGCAACTCAATTACTCACAAAAATTGCTAGGATTGGTAAATTGCTTAAGCCGGTGGCCGGTAACAGTAAAAGAGCCTTTTCTGGGGAACGCTACCCGAACAAAAAATCTGATTCAAAACTTGAGCGCCGTACCTCTATTGTTGATGTCCCATTAGTTGCCATTGGAGCGTCTACAGGGGGGCCAAAAGCGTTAGCAGCTATTTTGTCACAGTTACCCCTTAGTTTTTCTGCTGCGGTGGCTATTGTCCAGCACGTTGACGGACAATTTTCTAGTGGGTTTGTTGAGTGGTTAAATCAACAAACGTCTTTGCCTGTGAGTTTAGCTGTTGGGGGAGAACGTCTGCAAAAAGGTATGATTTTGGTGGCCGGTAGCAACGATCATTTATATTTAAAATCAGATTTAACTTTGGGTTATACTAAACATCCCATTAACTACCCCTACCGGCCCTCTGTTGATGTATTTTTTAAGAGTCTTTCTGAACACTGGAAACACAAAGGCACTGCTATTTTACTCACAGGGATGGGTCGAGATGGTGCTGAAGGTTTGGGCGCTTTGCGTAGCGTTGGTTGGGATACCTTTGCCCAAAATAAAGAAAGTTGCGTTGTCTATGGAATGCCGAAAGCTGCTGTCGAGTTGAATGCTGCTATGCAAGTTTTATCTTTGGAAGAAATCGCCACAACTTTAAAACAAAAGTTTGGCTGA
- a CDS encoding DUF6679 family protein: MLNRKIYQLCCDGREVSIFLRDQQRWIERAQVIDIEGDLVTLRYETDEEEEICSWEEMVRLESIGAITQKLASVPRGNVEPLVSDDCPEAEQIRNTFPDSNQD; encoded by the coding sequence ATGCTAAACCGCAAGATTTATCAACTGTGTTGCGATGGTCGGGAAGTCTCCATTTTCTTGCGGGACCAGCAACGTTGGATAGAACGTGCTCAAGTTATAGACATTGAGGGAGATTTAGTGACGTTGCGCTATGAAACCGACGAAGAAGAAGAAATCTGTTCCTGGGAAGAGATGGTGCGCTTGGAAAGCATTGGTGCTATCACCCAGAAACTAGCCTCAGTGCCGCGTGGAAACGTCGAGCCCCTCGTTTCAGATGACTGTCCAGAAGCAGAGCAAATTCGCAATACATTTCCCGACAGCAATCAAGACTAA
- a CDS encoding MBL fold metallo-hydrolase, translating into MYAYGVGHASEGVSLLVRMGPHRILLDCGLTDTDALIANRNQPPADLVLCTHAHPDHARGLLALHQAFPKLPIYASEVTAQLLPLNWPTSDLPQNHYFCQALPLRSPVEFRPGLGAQLYPAGHLPGASAILLSYAGRERNYSVLYTGDFLLSNSRLVEGLHLEELRGLGPDVLILEGSYGTVRMAHRRSQENQLAERINAAIAQRRSVLLPVSALGLGQEMLMLLRSHHHFTGRDIDIWVDESVAVGCDAYLELLPQLPSSVQNFAKHQPLFWDERVRPRVRRLARNQRGVVGRSPCIVITEERDSLAEFCSGDTGPWLVLFPEHPGYHSALDEVNVQASVVVESYLLAEHCDGPGTTQLIHNLRPQHVIFVHGSPAYLADLTNLDELRNRYQLHLPAAGMGVELPIGETFMQPEVTEAHYEGELVEQESVVTITLPNAISLSSRWHNFADTGLVVARWQGEELVLRGLSQRELLSQGSERDMPVDVDCCGRCVHYRGQRCWNSASPLFGFKVTPDGYCPVFEPVNLPISSGQNPDSEDNER; encoded by the coding sequence ATGTACGCCTATGGTGTGGGTCATGCTTCCGAGGGAGTGTCTTTATTGGTGCGTATGGGGCCCCACAGGATTTTACTGGATTGCGGATTAACGGACACCGACGCGTTAATTGCCAATCGAAATCAACCGCCGGCAGATTTAGTGTTGTGTACTCATGCTCATCCAGATCACGCCAGAGGCTTATTGGCTCTGCATCAAGCTTTCCCAAAATTACCTATTTATGCCAGTGAAGTGACAGCGCAACTTTTACCGCTTAATTGGCCAACCAGTGATTTACCACAAAATCACTATTTTTGTCAAGCTCTGCCTTTACGTTCGCCGGTGGAATTTCGCCCCGGACTGGGAGCGCAATTGTATCCTGCCGGCCACTTACCCGGAGCCAGCGCGATTTTGCTGTCTTATGCCGGACGAGAGCGCAATTACTCAGTGCTTTATACGGGAGATTTTTTGTTATCTAATTCGCGGTTAGTGGAGGGGCTGCATTTAGAAGAATTGCGGGGATTGGGGCCGGATGTGTTGATTCTCGAAGGCAGTTATGGCACCGTCCGTATGGCCCACCGCCGCAGTCAAGAAAACCAACTGGCTGAGAGGATCAATGCGGCGATTGCCCAGCGACGGAGTGTTTTGTTGCCGGTGTCGGCGCTGGGTTTGGGGCAAGAAATGCTGATGCTGTTGCGGAGTCATCATCATTTTACGGGCCGGGATATCGATATTTGGGTGGATGAGTCGGTGGCGGTGGGGTGTGATGCTTATTTGGAGCTTTTGCCGCAGTTGCCGAGTTCTGTGCAAAATTTTGCTAAACATCAACCGTTGTTTTGGGATGAGCGGGTGCGTCCGCGTGTGCGCCGGCTGGCTCGGAATCAGCGCGGTGTGGTGGGCCGGTCGCCTTGTATTGTGATTACCGAAGAAAGGGATTCTTTGGCAGAGTTTTGCTCTGGGGATACCGGCCCTTGGTTGGTGCTGTTTCCAGAACATCCGGGTTATCACAGTGCTTTGGATGAGGTGAATGTGCAGGCGTCGGTGGTGGTCGAAAGTTATTTGCTGGCCGAACATTGCGATGGGCCGGGAACAACCCAACTTATCCATAATTTACGCCCCCAGCACGTTATTTTTGTACATGGCTCACCGGCTTATTTGGCGGATCTGACAAATTTGGATGAGTTGCGAAATCGTTATCAGTTGCATTTACCGGCAGCCGGTATGGGGGTGGAACTTCCCATTGGCGAGACGTTTATGCAGCCGGAGGTAACGGAAGCTCATTATGAGGGAGAGTTGGTTGAGCAGGAGTCGGTGGTGACTATTACGCTGCCAAATGCGATTTCTCTGAGTTCCCGGTGGCACAATTTCGCGGATACTGGTTTGGTGGTTGCTCGCTGGCAGGGTGAAGAGTTGGTGTTGCGGGGTCTGTCGCAGCGGGAGTTGCTTTCTCAGGGAAGTGAGCGCGATATGCCGGTCGATGTGGATTGTTGTGGCCGGTGTGTTCATTACCGGGGACAGCGTTGCTGGAATTCCGCCTCACCCCTGTTTGGGTTTAAGGTGACACCGGATGGCTATTGCCCGGTGTTTGAGCCGGTGAATCTGCCGATTTCTTCTGGGCAAAATCCAGATTCAGAGGATAATGAACGCTGA
- a CDS encoding fructosamine kinase family protein — protein sequence MWQKIAEHISQVTAEKFQIENRIPVSGGCINQGYQLISRNQTYFIKLNRASDLAMFEAEAQGLEQMWDTQTIRVPRPICWGTEENSAYIVLEWLDLAGKNSDKAAHEMGRKLAALHQWTPPKNYPAINQFGWEINNTIGSTPQINNWTENWAEFWQKHRIGYQLKLAKNRGAEFRCASELLEAIPEILTGHQPKPSLVHGDLWGGNASVTSSGEPVIFDPAAYFGDAEVDIAMTELFGGFSAAFYRGYRSVLPQKDGYEKRKILYNLYHILNHFNLFGGGYASQAEAMMRQLLS from the coding sequence ATGTGGCAAAAAATAGCAGAACACATCTCCCAAGTCACCGCCGAAAAATTCCAAATTGAAAATCGAATTCCCGTCAGCGGCGGCTGCATCAACCAGGGATATCAACTCATCTCCCGCAACCAAACCTACTTTATCAAACTCAACCGAGCCAGCGATCTTGCCATGTTTGAAGCCGAAGCCCAAGGCTTAGAACAAATGTGGGACACCCAAACAATTCGTGTCCCCCGGCCTATCTGTTGGGGCACAGAAGAAAACTCCGCCTATATAGTCTTAGAATGGCTAGATTTAGCAGGCAAAAACAGCGATAAAGCAGCCCATGAAATGGGAAGAAAACTCGCAGCCCTGCACCAATGGACTCCCCCAAAAAACTATCCAGCCATCAATCAATTTGGCTGGGAAATAAATAACACCATTGGCTCTACCCCCCAGATAAATAATTGGACAGAAAACTGGGCAGAATTTTGGCAAAAACACCGCATTGGCTATCAATTAAAACTGGCTAAAAATCGCGGCGCTGAGTTTAGATGTGCTTCGGAGTTATTAGAAGCAATACCAGAAATTTTAACCGGCCACCAGCCCAAACCTTCCCTCGTACACGGCGATTTATGGGGAGGAAATGCCTCGGTAACTTCATCAGGGGAGCCGGTTATTTTTGACCCCGCTGCCTATTTTGGGGATGCCGAAGTAGATATTGCTATGACAGAGTTATTCGGCGGTTTTTCAGCGGCTTTTTATCGCGGATATAGATCGGTTCTGCCCCAAAAAGACGGTTACGAAAAGCGGAAGATTTTGTACAATTTATATCATATTTTGAATCACTTTAACTTGTTTGGCGGGGGCTATGCGTCCCAAGCAGAAGCAATGATGCGGCAGCTTTTATCTTAA
- a CDS encoding response regulator codes for MREDIRVLLIDDQAIISEAIQRMLKPETDIIFNYCNDPTQALKVAKECKPTVILQDLVMPQMDGLLLVKILRSKDLPTSNIPLIVLSSKEEPLIKAKAFELGANDYLVKLPDSMELIARIRYHSKAYINFLKRLEAEALFKAEILRQAAYIEQVGKVTTAASHVERDAFEPTLLDEVAQRSDELGQLARVFTQMVQNVKAREKELKNANVQLESLLEAYGRFVPHEYLRFLRKERITDVRLGDHVSKMMAVMFSDIRSFTTLSEGMTPQDNFNFVNAYLKRVSPEIRNNYGIIVKFLGDGMMAVFPDGANDAVAAGVAKQKQVQEYNKKREAKGFLPLKVGIGIHFGPMMLGMVGEENRMEGDALSDNVNLTARLEGLTKFYGVSLLISGQALANLTNAGKYQIRFLDRVVVKGRTEPISVYEVLDAEIEKVRNFKLKTQVNFERGIEYYQAGAFEDAKLYFEKVLDVNAADKTAELYVNRLSYLLKLGTPENWDGVWRFTEK; via the coding sequence ATGCGCGAAGATATAAGGGTTTTATTAATTGACGACCAAGCAATTATTAGTGAAGCAATTCAGCGGATGCTAAAACCGGAAACTGATATTATTTTTAATTACTGTAATGACCCCACCCAAGCACTAAAGGTAGCCAAAGAATGTAAACCTACAGTAATTTTGCAAGATTTAGTAATGCCACAAATGGATGGTTTGCTCTTAGTAAAAATTTTACGTTCAAAAGATTTACCTACCAGCAATATTCCTTTAATTGTGTTGTCGAGTAAAGAAGAACCGCTGATCAAAGCCAAAGCATTTGAACTGGGGGCGAATGACTATTTAGTAAAATTACCAGATAGCATGGAATTGATAGCCCGCATTCGCTATCACTCAAAAGCTTATATTAATTTTTTGAAGCGTTTAGAAGCTGAAGCGCTGTTTAAAGCAGAAATTTTGCGTCAAGCTGCATATATTGAACAAGTGGGAAAGGTAACAACAGCAGCCTCCCATGTAGAGCGAGATGCCTTTGAACCGACTCTTTTAGATGAAGTTGCTCAACGCAGCGACGAACTCGGACAACTTGCAAGGGTTTTTACCCAAATGGTTCAAAATGTGAAGGCGCGGGAAAAAGAGCTAAAAAATGCCAATGTCCAGTTAGAGTCTTTGTTGGAAGCTTATGGCCGGTTTGTGCCGCACGAATACTTGCGTTTTCTTCGCAAAGAAAGAATTACTGATGTTAGACTTGGCGATCATGTCAGTAAAATGATGGCGGTTATGTTCAGCGATATTCGTTCATTTACGACACTTTCTGAAGGCATGACACCGCAGGATAATTTTAATTTTGTCAATGCTTATCTTAAACGGGTAAGTCCAGAAATTCGCAATAATTATGGAATTATTGTCAAGTTTTTGGGGGATGGGATGATGGCGGTTTTTCCTGATGGTGCAAATGATGCGGTGGCTGCCGGTGTGGCTAAACAAAAACAAGTACAGGAGTATAATAAAAAACGCGAAGCAAAAGGGTTTTTGCCTCTTAAAGTTGGGATAGGAATTCATTTCGGCCCCATGATGTTAGGAATGGTAGGAGAAGAAAACAGAATGGAGGGAGATGCGCTTTCTGATAATGTTAATTTGACGGCGCGTTTGGAAGGACTAACTAAGTTTTATGGAGTGTCTTTGCTGATTTCTGGACAGGCGTTAGCTAATCTTACTAATGCTGGAAAATATCAAATCAGATTTTTAGATCGAGTGGTTGTTAAGGGGAGAACAGAACCAATTTCAGTATATGAAGTTTTAGATGCCGAAATAGAGAAAGTGCGGAATTTTAAGCTAAAAACTCAAGTAAATTTTGAGCGGGGTATTGAATATTACCAAGCCGGCGCTTTTGAGGATGCGAAACTTTATTTTGAAAAAGTTTTAGATGTGAATGCCGCTGATAAAACAGCAGAACTTTATGTTAATCGTTTGAGCTACCTTTTAAAGCTAGGGACTCCTGAAAATTGGGATGGGGTGTGGAGATTTACAGAAAAATAA
- the leuB gene encoding 3-isopropylmalate dehydrogenase has protein sequence MTQNYRITLLPGDGIGPEIIAVAVDVLKLIAKQHDLNFEFQEAPIGGAAIDLTGNPLPEETLQTCRNSDAVLLAAIGGYKWDNLPRHQRPETGLLGLRAGLGLFANLRPAKILPQLIDASSLKREVVEGVDIMVVRELTGGIYFGEPKGIFATETGEKRGVNTMAYTQSEIDRIGRVAFETARKRGSKLCSVDKANVLEVSQLWRDRIIALSAEYPDVELSHIYVDNAAMQLVRWPKQFDTIVTGNLFGDILSDAAAMLTGSIGMLPSASLGATGPGVYEPVHGSAPDIAGQDKANPLAQVLSAAMMLRYGLDQPAAAEKIEQAVLKVLDQGYRTGDIMSEGMKPVGCRAMGDVLLQALEQ, from the coding sequence ATGACCCAAAACTACCGCATCACCCTCTTACCCGGCGACGGCATTGGCCCCGAAATCATAGCCGTAGCGGTAGACGTCCTCAAACTCATTGCCAAACAACACGACCTCAACTTTGAATTTCAAGAAGCCCCCATTGGCGGCGCAGCCATCGATCTCACCGGCAACCCCCTCCCCGAAGAAACCCTCCAAACCTGCCGAAACAGCGACGCCGTACTCCTCGCAGCCATTGGCGGCTACAAATGGGACAACCTCCCCCGCCATCAAAGACCAGAAACCGGCCTCCTGGGACTACGGGCTGGCCTTGGCCTCTTCGCCAACCTCCGCCCCGCCAAAATTCTCCCCCAACTGATCGACGCCTCCAGCCTCAAAAGAGAAGTCGTCGAAGGAGTTGATATCATGGTCGTCCGCGAACTCACCGGCGGAATATACTTCGGAGAACCTAAAGGCATTTTCGCCACCGAAACCGGCGAAAAACGCGGCGTAAACACAATGGCTTATACCCAATCCGAAATCGACCGCATAGGCCGAGTTGCCTTTGAAACAGCCCGCAAACGCGGCAGCAAACTTTGTTCCGTCGATAAAGCCAACGTCCTCGAAGTCTCCCAACTCTGGCGCGACCGCATCATAGCCCTTTCTGCCGAATATCCCGACGTCGAACTTTCCCATATCTATGTAGACAACGCCGCCATGCAGCTTGTCCGCTGGCCAAAACAATTTGATACCATCGTCACCGGCAACCTCTTCGGAGACATCCTCTCCGACGCCGCCGCCATGCTAACCGGCAGTATCGGAATGCTACCCTCCGCCAGCTTAGGCGCAACCGGCCCCGGAGTCTATGAACCCGTACACGGATCAGCCCCCGACATCGCCGGCCAAGACAAAGCCAACCCCCTCGCCCAAGTCCTCAGCGCCGCCATGATGCTACGCTACGGACTAGACCAACCGGCAGCCGCCGAAAAAATCGAGCAAGCCGTCCTCAAAGTTCTCGACCAAGGCTACCGCACCGGCGATATCATGTCTGAAGGCATGAAACCTGTAGGCTGTCGCGCAATGGGCGATGTTCTACTTCAAGCACTAGAACAATAA